A genomic region of uncultured Paludibaculum sp. contains the following coding sequences:
- a CDS encoding DUF4199 domain-containing protein: MKKTVLTFGLIAGLIISVLMGGSLLLADKIGTGHSMALGYTIMVASFLLIYFGIRSYRDNNLAGQISFGRAFACGILITLITTVCYVAMWEILYFNFMPHFMDGYFAAQIKKVQASGLDPATIAAQVAEIQHSQQLYQNPFVNMAYTFMEPLPVGLIITLISAAVLRRKGRVEPAAAAEAVTP; this comes from the coding sequence ATGAAGAAAACCGTCCTCACCTTCGGCCTCATCGCCGGCCTCATCATCTCCGTCCTTATGGGCGGATCGCTTCTCCTCGCCGACAAGATCGGCACCGGCCACAGCATGGCTCTCGGCTACACCATTATGGTGGCGTCGTTCCTGCTGATCTACTTCGGCATCCGCAGTTACCGCGACAACAACCTCGCCGGCCAGATCTCCTTCGGCCGCGCCTTCGCCTGCGGCATCCTGATCACCCTCATCACCACCGTCTGCTACGTTGCCATGTGGGAGATTCTCTACTTCAACTTCATGCCCCACTTCATGGACGGCTACTTCGCCGCTCAGATCAAAAAGGTCCAGGCGTCCGGACTCGACCCCGCCACCATTGCCGCGCAGGTCGCTGAGATACAGCACTCCCAGCAGCTCTACCAGAACCCCTTCGTCAATATGGCCTACACCTTTATGGAGCCCCTGCCCGTCGGACTGATCATTACTCTGATCTCGGCTGCTGTCCTTCGCCGCAAAGGCCGTGTCGAACCTGCCGCCGCCGCCGAAGCCGTGACCCCATAG
- a CDS encoding SDR family oxidoreductase, which yields MRVFVTGATGFVGFAVTQELMGAGHQVLGLARSEEGANALAASGAQVHRGDLEDLESLRRGAAATDGVIHCGFNHDFSKFAANCELDRQAIEALGSALAGSERPLIVTGGIGLIAPGRSATEEDRPPVEGSRQYPRVSEQTADLLAGRGVRTAVMRLPQVHDPVKQGFVSYLIAVAREKGVSAYVGDGSNRWAAVHRLDAAHLYRLALEKAASDKDGAVARYHAVGEEGVTAKEMAEAIGRGLKIPVVSMAPEQSMEHFGFLGNFAGLDMPATSALTQERLGWQPNGPGLIADLEEMFRTV from the coding sequence ATGCGGGTTTTTGTTACGGGGGCCACGGGCTTCGTGGGCTTTGCGGTTACACAGGAGTTGATGGGCGCGGGCCACCAGGTGTTGGGTCTCGCCCGTTCGGAAGAAGGCGCGAACGCTCTTGCCGCTAGCGGAGCCCAAGTGCATCGCGGCGACCTCGAAGACCTGGAAAGCCTGCGTCGCGGGGCCGCGGCGACGGATGGCGTGATTCACTGTGGCTTCAACCATGACTTCTCGAAGTTCGCGGCCAACTGCGAACTGGACCGGCAAGCCATTGAGGCCCTTGGTTCCGCGCTCGCCGGCTCGGAGCGGCCGTTGATTGTGACGGGCGGGATCGGGCTGATTGCGCCGGGGCGCTCCGCCACGGAAGAGGATCGGCCGCCCGTCGAGGGAAGCAGACAGTATCCGCGGGTTTCGGAACAGACGGCGGACCTGTTGGCTGGGCGCGGCGTGCGAACGGCGGTGATGAGACTGCCCCAGGTTCACGATCCCGTCAAGCAGGGTTTCGTCTCGTATCTGATCGCGGTGGCGCGGGAAAAAGGTGTTTCGGCGTATGTGGGCGACGGAAGCAACCGCTGGGCGGCCGTGCACCGGCTGGACGCGGCGCACCTTTACCGGCTGGCGTTGGAGAAGGCGGCTTCCGACAAAGACGGCGCGGTGGCACGGTATCACGCGGTCGGCGAGGAGGGGGTAACGGCGAAAGAGATGGCGGAGGCAATCGGCCGTGGTTTGAAGATCCCGGTTGTCTCGATGGCGCCGGAGCAGTCGATGGAGCATTTTGGGTTCCTCGGAAACTTCGCAGGTCTCGACATGCCGGCTACTAGCGCCCTGACCCAGGAACGCCTGGGCTGGCAGCCGAACGGGCCGGGGTTGATCGCGGATCTGGAAGAGATGTTCCGAACAGTCTGA
- a CDS encoding SDR family NAD(P)-dependent oxidoreductase has translation MPDRPGNDKEVALITGANQGIGLQIAKELAAHGLTVLVGSRNLERGQAAAGTIDGDAHAVQLDVTGPASIAAAASRIRNEFGRLDVLINNAAISNMGLRPGMTIEEYARSTRPSNVSLDEVRAVWETNVFGVLAVYQAMLPLLREAPHARIVNVSSGLGSLTANSDPNCPYRQIFGPVYPASKTALNAMTVAMAIELESTGIRVNAVTPGYTKTNLNNYSGTETVEEGAAEAVRVALLGPDGPTGTFTHAKLGTIPW, from the coding sequence ATGCCCGACAGACCAGGAAACGATAAGGAAGTTGCGCTGATCACCGGGGCCAATCAAGGCATTGGTCTTCAGATCGCGAAAGAGCTCGCGGCGCATGGACTCACGGTGCTGGTGGGGTCGCGCAATCTGGAACGCGGCCAGGCGGCGGCCGGGACGATCGATGGAGATGCTCATGCGGTGCAACTCGACGTGACGGGTCCGGCTTCAATCGCGGCCGCCGCGAGCCGCATCCGGAACGAGTTTGGCCGTCTCGACGTGCTTATTAACAATGCCGCGATCTCGAATATGGGGCTGCGGCCGGGCATGACGATTGAGGAATATGCCAGGTCGACGCGGCCGAGCAATGTGTCTCTCGATGAAGTACGCGCTGTGTGGGAGACCAATGTGTTCGGCGTCCTGGCGGTCTACCAGGCGATGCTGCCGCTGCTGCGCGAGGCTCCGCACGCGCGGATTGTCAACGTATCGAGCGGCTTGGGCTCGCTGACGGCGAACTCGGACCCGAACTGCCCTTACCGCCAGATTTTTGGTCCGGTTTATCCCGCGTCCAAGACGGCTCTCAATGCGATGACGGTGGCGATGGCGATCGAGCTGGAATCGACGGGGATCCGGGTGAACGCTGTGACTCCGGGGTACACCAAGACGAACCTGAACAATTATTCGGGTACGGAGACCGTGGAGGAAGGGGCGGCGGAGGCGGTGCGGGTGGCGCTGCTTGGTCCGGACGGCCCGACGGGTACGTTTACGCATGCAAAACTCGGGACGATTCCCTGGTGA
- a CDS encoding TetR/AcrR family transcriptional regulator produces MATKRSQPAPRKPRADAERNRDRILQIAKEAFTRYGAEASLDEIAKQSEVGAGTLYRHFPTREALIEAVYRTEVEKLAAAERHFAGTMSPIEALRAWMLLFVDYIAAKKIIAPVLNTLLGGASKVFESSHAQIWDAIRALVKRAITSGDIREDLDPIDLLRALIGVANVAASPDWQQSAQRLVDILITGSRPTK; encoded by the coding sequence ATGGCTACCAAGCGCTCTCAACCCGCCCCCAGAAAACCGCGCGCCGATGCGGAGCGGAATCGCGACCGGATTCTGCAAATAGCCAAGGAGGCATTCACCCGGTATGGCGCGGAGGCGAGCCTGGACGAGATCGCCAAGCAGTCCGAGGTCGGGGCCGGCACCTTGTACCGGCATTTCCCGACGCGGGAGGCGCTGATCGAAGCGGTCTATCGGACGGAAGTGGAGAAGCTCGCCGCGGCCGAGCGGCACTTCGCCGGAACGATGTCGCCGATCGAGGCCTTGCGGGCCTGGATGCTACTGTTTGTGGACTACATCGCGGCGAAGAAGATCATTGCGCCGGTGCTGAATACCTTGCTCGGTGGAGCCTCCAAGGTCTTCGAATCCTCGCACGCTCAGATCTGGGACGCGATCCGGGCGCTGGTCAAGCGAGCCATCACCAGCGGCGACATCCGGGAAGACCTCGATCCGATCGATCTGCTGCGTGCCCTGATCGGAGTAGCCAATGTCGCCGCCAGCCCCGACTGGCAACAGAGCGCCCAGCGCCTGGTGGACATCCTCATCACCGGCTCGCGCCCAACCAAATAA
- a CDS encoding SDR family oxidoreductase, with protein MSEHNLKGKAVLVGGGAKNLGGLISRTLAGAGARICVHYNSAATQADADATVSAIRDSGGEAFAIQGDFTKTAEVVAVFAAAKQQFGGLDIAINTVGKVLKKPFTETTEEEYDSMAAINSKAAYFFIQEAGKQLNDHGKIVTIVTSLLAAYTGLYSTYGGLKAPVEHFTRAASKEFGPRGISVTAVGPGPMDTPFFYGQETPEAVAYHKSASALGGLTKIEDIVPLVRFLVTDGWWITGQTIFANGGYTTR; from the coding sequence ATGAGCGAACACAATTTGAAGGGGAAAGCGGTGCTGGTTGGCGGCGGGGCCAAGAATCTCGGCGGCCTGATCAGCCGAACGCTGGCCGGGGCCGGTGCGCGCATTTGTGTCCACTACAACAGCGCAGCGACCCAGGCGGACGCCGATGCGACGGTTTCCGCCATTCGCGACTCTGGCGGCGAAGCATTCGCGATTCAGGGTGATTTCACGAAGACGGCGGAGGTGGTGGCCGTATTCGCCGCGGCCAAGCAGCAGTTCGGCGGTCTCGACATCGCCATCAATACGGTGGGGAAGGTGCTGAAGAAGCCGTTTACGGAGACTACCGAAGAAGAGTACGACTCGATGGCGGCGATCAACTCCAAGGCGGCCTACTTCTTCATCCAGGAGGCGGGCAAGCAGCTCAACGACCACGGCAAGATCGTGACCATCGTGACGTCGTTGCTGGCGGCCTATACGGGGCTCTACTCGACGTATGGCGGGCTCAAGGCGCCGGTCGAGCATTTCACGCGGGCGGCCTCGAAGGAGTTTGGGCCGCGCGGCATCTCGGTGACGGCGGTGGGCCCCGGTCCGATGGATACGCCCTTTTTCTATGGGCAGGAGACGCCCGAGGCCGTTGCGTATCACAAATCCGCTTCGGCGCTGGGCGGGCTGACGAAGATTGAAGATATCGTGCCACTGGTGCGGTTTCTGGTGACGGATGGCTGGTGGATCACGGGCCAGACGATCTTCGCCAATGGCGGTTATACTACGCGCTAG